The genomic region CAGACGCAGTCGGTGAAGGTGACGTACCTGGTTCCGTCCGGTGCGGTGCTTTCCGTGACGTTCACCAGCAATGAGAGCGGCTCACCGGACTCAAGGGGTGCCCGGCAGGCAGCGCAGGCGCTGGCCATGGAGGCAGCCGTGAGCACGTATTGTGTCGTGTCCCTGCCCTTGAAGGATTCCAAACGCCTGTCCCAGGCAACGTTGCGTGTGACTGGCATTGCAGCGAGTCCGGTCCTCCTCTTTGTCTGCGGGCGTGCGCCGAGTCGTGCAGTGTGGCGCGGTCCCCGGGTCACCGGTCCAGCTGGCGGAAGGGATCGCTCACCATCAACATGACATACCTCCTTGATCACCATTGACAGAAACAGATCTATAACCGCTGATACAGATTTTTTACCACTTCGGTTAACTACCGGCAAGGGGTTAGGCCGGTGACATTGCGCCACCGTGACGGGGCGTGGACGGAAACGCCATCTGGCTTCCTACTGTTGATTCGGCGTCAGCTGCCAGATACGAGCGACAAGTCGGGTTCCAGGTGTGGACCGCAAGAGCGCGTCTATGTCAGTCAGCTTTGCCTTGTTGCGATTGGTGAACCGGTATTTGCAAAGTTGCTTAGAACGGCCCGTACACATGCCCCGGCCAACCTGCATTTTGAAAAAGTGCAGAGACGCTACGACGGTAGGGTGCGAGTTGTGGAACCCGCTCCGTAACCATGTCGTAAAGACCACTGCACGGCCCGAGTTTTTATTGAAGCGAGGTCTGGACACAGGCAGGCGGCGGACTTACCGTGCAGGAGTGGCGATTGCCTGACTGACAAGGATGGCGACCGCTAACTCTGGAAGCCCTTCGGATCGTCTGAGGAGAATGCGATGACAACTGCACGTGAAATCATGACCGGCGGCGTTGAATGCATCGGCGAGAACGAGACGCTGGAAGCAGCCGCCCGGAAAATGAAAGAGCTGGACGTGGGCGCCCTGCCAATATGCGGAGAGGACAACCGCCTCAAGGGCATGATCACCGACCGTGACATCGTGATCAAATGCTTCGCCGAAGGAGGAGACCCACGCACAGCCAAGGCCGGGGATTTCGGCCAGGGCAAACCGGTGACCATCGGTGCCGACGACTCCATAGAAGACGCAATCAGGACCATGGGGGAGCACCAGGTGCGCAGGCTGCCGGTCATTGACGGCCACGACCTGATTGGCATGCTCAGCCAGGCAGACATCGCCCGGAACTACCCCGAGGACAGGGTCGGAGAGCTCGTCGAGCTCATCTCCTTCTACTGAATCCATTGCCCGACGTCCCGGAGCAGAAAGTGCCGTGCCTCCCTTTCCGCGGCCCTGCCGGAAACCGGTGATCCACAGACGGCGACCGCAGGCAGTTCCGAGAGGGCAGAGGCTCGGGCTACCCGTCCATGACAGCTGCGGCGTGGTCAGGATCATCAGGATGGCAGGTACTGCCCGGGACCACCTGAAGGCAGCGCCGTCCGGATGTTCGTTACTATCCAACAAAGGGGGAAGCCGTGACCATCCCACCGTTGCCAGAACCGGAGCCGTTTCCTATGGACCCAGGGCCGGCCGGGCCTGGCTCGCCGGATCCTGAGTCTCCAGGTCCTGGGTCTCCGGACAGGACACCTCCTGAGCCGGAACCACTTCCTGCTCCGGCCCCCGGCCCTTTACCGGAGCCGGAACCGCGACCAGAGGACCCGGACCCCAGGCGCAGGTCCTAACCGACTCCGCTTTGCTCCGCACGCCGTTAGCCGCTCGCCGGCGCCAGGGGCCATCGGACCGCATGGCAACCGCCGACACCGTTACGACGGCGGTTGCCGTATGGCTCGATGCGTCGATGGGCCCAAGAAAA from Arthrobacter globiformis harbors:
- a CDS encoding CBS domain-containing protein — encoded protein: MTTAREIMTGGVECIGENETLEAAARKMKELDVGALPICGEDNRLKGMITDRDIVIKCFAEGGDPRTAKAGDFGQGKPVTIGADDSIEDAIRTMGEHQVRRLPVIDGHDLIGMLSQADIARNYPEDRVGELVELISFY